In Candidatus Syntrophoarchaeum caldarius, the following are encoded in one genomic region:
- a CDS encoding membrane protein, which translates to MNGIEMSFDLLKTVAAFALFVYTIRMAGSVRRGTTAWVFFAMMGAFFVFARIYDWIGLIAPIVAGTVPAWEMMFTLSEELSNLFAIFCGMMGVKELYDVMVR; encoded by the coding sequence ATGAACGGAATTGAGATGTCTTTTGACCTTTTAAAGACAGTGGCTGCGTTTGCCCTCTTTGTCTATACGATCAGGATGGCGGGTAGTGTCAGGCGTGGAACAACCGCATGGGTCTTCTTCGCAATGATGGGTGCGTTCTTTGTATTTGCAAGGATATACGACTGGATAGGACTTATCGCACCGATCGTGGCAGGGACGGTCCCAGCATGGGAGATGATGTTCACTCTCTCAGAGGAACTGAGCAATCTATTTGCGATCTTCTGCGGGATGATGGGCGTGAAAGAGCTGTATGATGTTATGGTGAGGTGA
- a CDS encoding SAM-dependent methyltransferase, translating to MITDYRNRSYLSSGEAAKYLGISVSNLHELVKRNAIETYRSASGQYRFTLDALQKIEVEGFSRNETGSVLGETSVIEVNGTSQRIYVRNAQVMSEIEDNSIHLMVTSPPYFNAKMYSREPIESDLGDIHDLDEWFDEISNVWEEVFRVLQPGRKAFINIMNLPIRTEGSFKTLNLVGRTIDLCERIGFIFKRDIIWHKTNSVRAHFGTYPYPGGILLNHAHEFILEFEKPSPAGYRKYAHLTPEAKEASKLDKEFWLSLKKSDVWLINPEGSGDRRDHVAPFPYELPYRLIKAYSFIGETVLDPFLGSGTTLVAARDLKRDGAGYEINPAIAEDAVKRIKSYQKSLFEG from the coding sequence ATGATAACAGATTATAGGAATAGAAGTTACCTATCATCAGGAGAAGCTGCAAAATATCTTGGAATATCGGTGAGTAACCTCCATGAGCTTGTTAAGCGAAATGCCATAGAGACGTACAGATCAGCCAGTGGACAATATCGATTCACACTTGATGCGTTACAGAAAATTGAAGTCGAGGGGTTTAGCAGGAATGAAACAGGCAGTGTGCTCGGCGAAACCAGCGTCATTGAGGTCAACGGGACCAGTCAACGTATCTATGTCAGGAATGCACAGGTGATGTCTGAGATAGAGGATAACTCGATACACTTAATGGTAACCTCTCCACCGTATTTTAATGCAAAGATGTACTCCAGAGAGCCTATAGAGAGCGATCTTGGCGATATTCATGACCTGGATGAATGGTTTGATGAGATCAGCAATGTCTGGGAGGAGGTCTTCAGGGTTTTACAGCCCGGAAGAAAGGCATTTATCAATATCATGAACCTGCCGATAAGGACAGAGGGGAGTTTTAAAACTTTAAATCTTGTGGGAAGAACGATCGACCTCTGTGAGAGGATCGGATTCATCTTCAAACGGGATATTATCTGGCATAAGACAAACTCGGTAAGGGCGCATTTTGGGACGTACCCCTATCCTGGTGGTATCCTTTTGAATCATGCCCATGAGTTTATCCTTGAGTTTGAGAAGCCATCTCCAGCAGGTTATAGAAAGTACGCACACCTCACTCCTGAAGCAAAGGAAGCATCAAAGCTCGATAAAGAGTTCTGGCTCTCGCTTAAGAAGAGTGATGTGTGGTTGATAAATCCAGAGGGAAGTGGAGATAGACGGGATCATGTTGCACCATTTCCTTATGAACTGCCTTACAGGCTAATAAAGGCATACAGTTTCATCGGAGAGACGGTGCTTGATCCTTTTCTGGGCTCAGGAACGACTCTGGTTGCTGCAAGGGATTTGAAACGGGATGGTGCTGGGTACGAGATAAATCCGGCGATAGCAGAGGATGCAGTTAAACGAATAAAAAGCTATCAGAAGAGTTTGTTTGAGGGGTGA
- a CDS encoding Circadian clock protein KaiC, central region domain protein: protein MLEGVIREIGLIIGSDPIRMLISRLSRDEEVLKSLEVGDNFSVCFAGLNNSDIDSGQTLNALKILMDHLVDFSANIFGDEASERMMARALEPFDQEIARMCELNLAAFLPRIVDTEIHEKKRGVAAIIDKNRIEQVLVIFEDILSAYLEDASAIGLIELYRRKISSLPPINSISSPIVITDDGSVSLSRLNNADLDVRLLVDELASISDSFIDTASFLIGKKEALSRAENSINPVLARFQPLTDELGITDKILKGNLARRISTGVNGFDEIIEGGFPRSGSILLQGPPGIEKDAFINAFLRSGLSKGYAAMAVLSKYTPADLRIQMRDTGIDLIKYEDENVFGMVDWNAWRGENVNGVEEGDRSSVLRSSRDLSYLSIAINKVLANLDEVPTRLAVIDILSPAINDFDFETVYDFTQSLRIKFKKEDVTALFLIDNEMHDGKSLSAIQEIFDGVIEIERQRVDDQIIRKIGVIHMDRTYFDSKYKTLKLSREGIKVVSEEESL from the coding sequence TTGCTGGAAGGAGTGATAAGAGAGATTGGTCTGATCATCGGTTCAGACCCGATCAGAATGTTGATCTCGCGCCTATCCAGGGATGAAGAGGTTCTGAAATCACTTGAAGTTGGAGATAATTTCAGTGTGTGTTTTGCTGGTCTCAATAACTCAGATATCGATTCCGGGCAAACATTGAATGCACTGAAAATACTCATGGATCACCTCGTAGATTTTTCAGCGAATATTTTTGGTGATGAAGCTTCAGAAAGGATGATGGCTCGTGCACTGGAACCCTTTGATCAGGAGATTGCACGAATGTGCGAACTCAATCTTGCAGCGTTTCTCCCTCGCATTGTTGATACTGAAATACACGAGAAGAAGCGGGGTGTGGCTGCAATAATTGACAAAAACAGGATTGAACAGGTTCTTGTGATATTTGAAGATATTTTATCTGCTTATCTGGAAGATGCGAGTGCCATCGGCTTGATTGAGCTCTACAGACGAAAGATAAGTTCACTACCACCCATCAACTCCATATCTTCACCAATAGTGATTACAGATGATGGTAGTGTAAGCCTCTCCAGACTTAATAATGCTGATCTGGATGTGAGACTGCTGGTTGATGAACTCGCATCGATATCCGACTCATTTATCGATACCGCATCTTTTCTAATCGGAAAAAAAGAGGCACTAAGTCGCGCAGAAAACAGTATAAACCCGGTCCTTGCAAGATTTCAGCCTTTAACCGATGAACTCGGGATAACAGATAAAATTCTAAAAGGTAATCTTGCAAGACGAATCTCAACAGGTGTGAACGGTTTTGATGAGATTATTGAAGGAGGTTTCCCACGATCAGGCTCGATTCTTCTGCAGGGACCACCGGGCATTGAGAAAGACGCTTTCATCAACGCATTCCTGAGATCAGGACTTTCAAAGGGTTATGCTGCGATGGCGGTTCTTTCAAAGTACACGCCAGCAGACCTCAGGATTCAGATGCGAGATACTGGAATTGATTTGATCAAGTACGAGGATGAAAATGTATTTGGCATGGTTGACTGGAACGCATGGCGCGGGGAAAACGTGAACGGGGTTGAGGAGGGAGATCGGAGTTCGGTTCTTCGATCATCAAGGGATCTTTCGTATCTGAGTATAGCTATAAACAAGGTACTTGCCAATCTTGATGAAGTTCCGACACGGCTCGCAGTCATTGATATACTCTCACCTGCCATAAATGACTTTGATTTTGAGACGGTTTACGATTTTACCCAATCACTCAGGATAAAATTCAAGAAAGAGGATGTTACAGCTTTATTTTTGATAGATAATGAGATGCATGATGGTAAATCACTATCTGCGATTCAGGAGATCTTCGATGGAGTGATCGAGATCGAGCGTCAACGGGTAGATGATCAGATCATAAGAAAGATCGGTGTGATACACATGGATAGAACATACTTTGATTCAAAATATAAGACGCTTAAACTCTCAAGGGAAGGTATTAAAGTTGTATCAGAGGAGGAATCGTTATGA
- a CDS encoding prefoldin, alpha subunit yields the protein MATNIDKETVQGMIIKHRQLQLQAESYTQQIGVIQASLEEHEKALTTMKALENIEEGGELLVSIGAGTAIYATLDRKDKVIVSFGGGVSAEKDLKSAIDIVTKRQKDLLETQKRLAEAVSGVEAEIQKLEQNLQVVAAQMEHKG from the coding sequence ATGGCAACGAATATTGATAAAGAAACTGTTCAGGGAATGATTATCAAGCACAGACAGCTCCAGCTTCAGGCTGAGAGCTACACGCAACAGATCGGTGTAATCCAGGCATCACTGGAAGAGCACGAAAAAGCCCTTACAACCATGAAAGCACTCGAGAATATAGAGGAGGGTGGAGAACTGCTTGTATCTATTGGTGCTGGTACTGCCATATATGCAACGCTTGATAGAAAGGATAAAGTTATCGTCTCGTTCGGGGGTGGGGTGAGCGCTGAAAAGGATCTTAAAAGCGCAATCGATATTGTTACAAAACGTCAGAAAGATCTTTTGGAGACCCAGAAACGGCTTGCAGAGGCGGTTTCAGGTGTTGAAGCAGAAATACAGAAACTTGAGCAGAATCTTCAGGTGGTTGCAGCACAGATGGAACACAAAGGATAA
- a CDS encoding 50S ribosomal protein L18Ae: protein MPTFQVKGVFKMGSRNNRFTKVIESNNEKNAIEKVYSLLGSEQRLKRRNIKIKEVMAYGNEY from the coding sequence ATGCCGACGTTTCAGGTAAAGGGTGTATTCAAGATGGGTAGCAGAAATAACCGATTTACAAAGGTAATCGAGAGTAACAACGAGAAAAATGCGATCGAGAAGGTTTACTCGCTTCTTGGTAGTGAGCAGCGATTGAAGCGAAGAAACATCAAAATAAAAGAGGTGATGGCGTATGGCAACGAATATTGA
- a CDS encoding dihydroxy-acid dehydratase, whose product MSKRRSSRVLSGIERAPHRALFRAVGLGEADFKKPLVAIANSYNEIVPGHIHLNELAKFVKEGVREAGGVPLEFNTIGICDGIAMSHEGMKSSLPSREIIADSVELMLNAHAFDAVVAIASCDKIVPGMLMALARCNIPSIMLTGGAMLPGVLDGKNCDLADVFEAVAPVKTGSADSEKIDRLEQIACPGAGSCAGMFTANTMQCLTEAMGMSLPGSATVPAVSGEKRAIAKATGVKVIELLEKGITPEKIITPQSIDNAITVDLALGGSTNSVLHIMAIANEAGVELEIERFDELSRRVPHLCNMSPAGDHMIVDLDEAGGIPALMNELRDLLNLDVMTASGMVLEDAIKGAAVTRRDVIRTVSDPYHPEGGLAILKGSLAPDGSVIKQSAVSEAMQIHSGPARVFDSEEEAADAIYGGKIENGDVIVIRYEGAKGGPGMREMLGPTAAITGMGLDRVVLITDGRFSGATRGPCIGHVMPEAAVGGTIALVKDGDTISINIPERRVDIEVDEEELSRRRAEWRAPPPKVKKGALLRFAKG is encoded by the coding sequence ATGAGCAAGAGAAGAAGCAGTCGTGTCCTATCCGGGATTGAACGAGCACCACATCGAGCGTTGTTCAGAGCGGTTGGGCTTGGTGAAGCAGATTTTAAGAAACCACTTGTTGCGATCGCAAACTCATACAACGAGATAGTGCCAGGGCATATCCACCTCAACGAGCTTGCAAAGTTTGTAAAAGAAGGTGTGAGAGAAGCAGGGGGAGTTCCACTTGAGTTCAACACGATCGGTATATGTGATGGAATAGCGATGTCACACGAGGGCATGAAGTCATCACTCCCATCAAGAGAGATTATCGCAGACTCTGTTGAGCTTATGTTGAATGCTCATGCCTTTGATGCCGTGGTTGCGATCGCATCATGTGATAAGATCGTGCCAGGGATGCTGATGGCACTTGCACGCTGCAACATTCCATCAATCATGTTAACAGGTGGTGCGATGCTCCCGGGTGTTCTTGACGGGAAGAACTGCGACCTTGCCGATGTCTTTGAGGCCGTTGCACCCGTGAAGACTGGATCAGCAGATTCTGAGAAGATCGATAGACTTGAGCAAATTGCATGCCCTGGTGCTGGATCATGTGCAGGGATGTTCACGGCAAATACGATGCAGTGCCTCACCGAGGCGATGGGGATGTCACTTCCAGGCTCTGCGACCGTGCCTGCTGTATCTGGAGAGAAACGTGCGATCGCAAAGGCGACAGGAGTGAAGGTGATTGAACTTCTTGAGAAAGGTATAACACCTGAGAAGATCATAACACCCCAATCGATTGATAATGCCATCACCGTTGATCTGGCACTTGGCGGTTCAACAAACTCGGTACTTCACATAATGGCGATTGCCAATGAAGCAGGGGTTGAGCTTGAGATTGAGCGCTTCGATGAGTTATCGAGGCGTGTACCTCATCTGTGCAATATGTCACCTGCAGGCGATCACATGATTGTGGATCTGGATGAGGCTGGGGGAATTCCTGCGCTTATGAACGAACTGAGAGATCTTTTGAACCTTGATGTCATGACTGCATCTGGCATGGTACTGGAGGATGCAATAAAGGGTGCTGCTGTTACAAGGCGTGATGTAATCCGCACTGTATCGGATCCGTACCATCCAGAGGGGGGGCTTGCGATCTTAAAAGGCAGTCTTGCACCTGATGGATCTGTCATCAAGCAGTCTGCGGTATCTGAAGCGATGCAGATACACAGCGGGCCTGCACGGGTCTTTGACTCGGAGGAGGAGGCAGCAGATGCGATATATGGTGGTAAGATCGAGAACGGTGACGTGATCGTGATACGATACGAAGGAGCGAAAGGAGGGCCTGGTATGCGTGAGATGCTTGGACCCACTGCCGCAATCACAGGGATGGGGCTTGATCGGGTTGTGCTCATCACGGATGGGAGGTTTTCAGGTGCAACCCGTGGTCCGTGTATCGGTCATGTGATGCCCGAGGCAGCGGTGGGCGGTACGATCGCGCTTGTGAAGGATGGAGATACAATCAGTATCAATATACCCGAGAGAAGGGTTGATATTGAGGTTGATGAGGAGGAACTTTCACGCCGCAGGGCGGAGTGGAGGGCGCCACCACCGAAAGTTAAGAAGGGAGCACTACTCAGGTTTGCAAAGGGATAA
- a CDS encoding CdcH, which translates to MKEEVDLIVSKAYPRDLERGRAAVSPDVVINLKVSYGDVIEIEGKRKTVARLSRLSKQDWEKGIVKIDRYTRENANVAIGERVVLRRVEINNAIRVKLAPIEGSHVVFGGKNVTELVHAQIMKRALCKGDIIPVMSNTTLGEFLPFVVRDLEPDGAVVVTADTEVELLTDAIEAETDFNLSGITYEDIGGLKTEIQRVREMIELPFKHPEVFNRLGVKPPKGVILHGPPGCGKTLIAKAVANEAGASFFDIAGPEIVSKYYGESEKHLREVFEKARENAPSIIFIDEIDSIAPKREEVSGEVERRVVAQLLTIMDGLVDRGEIVVIGATNRLNAIDPALRRPGRFDREIELKVPDYEDRLEIIQVHTRNMPLGKDVDLAKLSEKLHGYVGADLEAVCREAAMCALRRFLSGIELEDDSIPEERLEELVVTSEDFKMALNDLEPSIIKDVLIETPKVGWKDVGGLEDVKKKLIEMVEWPIKYPEHLERMGIKTSGGIFLIGPPGCGKTLIAKAIAHESSANFIAVNGPEILSKWLGESERGIREIFRKARQAAPSIIFFDEIDAIAPARGMNGSQTSERVVNQLLTEMDGIRGLEGVVMLAATNRSYDAIDPAILRPGRFDRIIFVSPPSKEDRRQIFQIHTASMPLSDDVNLSELVDLTEDYLGSDIEALCTEAGLIALREDFDATSVKMRHFIEALSIVKPTMDENARDFYERMERIFRGSRRSVEANAYIG; encoded by the coding sequence ATGAAGGAAGAAGTAGATCTTATTGTATCAAAGGCGTATCCGAGAGATCTTGAGCGAGGGCGAGCAGCTGTATCTCCCGATGTCGTGATCAATCTAAAAGTCTCTTATGGGGATGTTATCGAGATTGAGGGGAAACGAAAGACGGTTGCACGACTTTCAAGGCTCAGTAAACAGGATTGGGAGAAAGGAATCGTGAAGATCGATCGTTACACTCGTGAGAATGCAAATGTCGCGATCGGAGAGCGGGTTGTTCTGAGGCGAGTGGAAATCAATAATGCAATTCGTGTCAAACTTGCCCCAATTGAAGGAAGTCACGTTGTCTTTGGTGGAAAGAACGTTACAGAACTTGTACATGCTCAGATCATGAAACGTGCGCTCTGCAAGGGGGACATTATCCCTGTAATGAGTAACACAACGCTTGGTGAGTTTCTGCCATTTGTTGTCCGCGATCTCGAACCAGATGGCGCGGTTGTTGTGACAGCAGATACAGAGGTTGAACTTCTCACCGACGCGATCGAGGCTGAAACAGATTTTAACCTATCTGGAATCACCTATGAGGATATTGGTGGATTGAAAACTGAGATACAGCGAGTCCGAGAGATGATAGAGCTGCCGTTCAAGCACCCTGAGGTATTCAACCGACTTGGCGTGAAACCCCCAAAAGGCGTGATTCTGCATGGTCCCCCCGGGTGTGGCAAGACCCTGATCGCAAAAGCTGTGGCTAACGAAGCAGGCGCAAGTTTCTTCGATATCGCAGGACCGGAGATCGTATCAAAGTATTACGGTGAATCCGAGAAACACCTTCGAGAAGTATTCGAAAAAGCGCGTGAAAATGCTCCCTCTATCATTTTTATTGATGAAATAGATTCAATTGCCCCAAAACGCGAGGAAGTTTCGGGAGAAGTCGAACGGAGGGTGGTTGCGCAGCTTCTAACGATCATGGATGGGCTGGTGGATCGTGGTGAGATCGTTGTGATCGGAGCGACAAACAGGTTGAACGCGATCGATCCCGCACTGAGGCGTCCTGGCAGATTTGATAGGGAGATCGAACTCAAGGTACCTGATTATGAGGATCGCCTTGAGATCATACAGGTCCATACCCGCAATATGCCGCTTGGGAAGGATGTTGATCTTGCGAAGCTCTCGGAAAAGCTGCACGGGTATGTCGGGGCAGATCTTGAGGCAGTCTGCAGAGAAGCTGCGATGTGTGCTTTGAGAAGATTCCTCTCAGGGATCGAGCTTGAAGACGATTCAATACCTGAAGAGAGGCTTGAAGAACTGGTTGTAACGTCCGAAGATTTCAAGATGGCTTTGAACGATCTCGAACCATCGATAATAAAAGACGTTCTTATCGAGACGCCAAAGGTTGGTTGGAAGGATGTTGGGGGTCTTGAAGATGTTAAGAAGAAGCTTATTGAGATGGTTGAGTGGCCAATCAAATACCCCGAGCATCTTGAACGGATGGGAATTAAAACTTCAGGTGGCATCTTCTTGATCGGTCCGCCCGGTTGCGGCAAGACACTCATTGCCAAAGCTATCGCACATGAGTCATCTGCAAACTTCATCGCGGTCAATGGTCCTGAGATCTTGTCAAAGTGGCTCGGAGAATCAGAACGCGGAATAAGGGAGATATTCAGGAAGGCGAGGCAGGCTGCACCCTCTATAATATTCTTCGATGAGATTGATGCAATAGCACCCGCCAGAGGCATGAATGGGTCACAGACATCAGAACGGGTTGTGAACCAGCTTCTAACGGAGATGGATGGAATCAGGGGGCTTGAAGGAGTTGTTATGCTTGCTGCAACGAACCGATCCTATGATGCAATTGATCCTGCCATCTTGCGACCTGGTAGGTTTGACAGGATCATCTTTGTATCGCCACCATCAAAAGAGGATCGAAGGCAGATATTCCAGATACATACTGCTTCTATGCCGCTTTCAGATGATGTCAATCTCAGTGAGCTTGTAGATCTAACAGAAGATTATCTGGGGTCTGATATTGAGGCGTTATGCACAGAAGCAGGACTTATAGCGCTGAGAGAGGATTTTGACGCCACCAGCGTGAAGATGAGGCATTTTATAGAGGCACTGTCAATTGTCAAGCCAACGATGGATGAGAATGCTCGTGACTTCTATGAGCGAATGGAACGCATTTTCAGGGGCAGCAGGAGATCAGTGGAAGCCAACGCTTATATAGGATAG
- a CDS encoding Circadian clock protein KaiC, central region domain protein encodes MGLDELIGGGFPAKTVNLISAPSGSGKTLFAMQYIYNGAKDHGDVGIFITTEEGYGSIQRAMSAFGMDITRYENEGKLFIFDIAELRKEIGISKSERQIMTFEALQDALAGILKYTRAKRLALDSLVGIGLAYHSNTSLREDIFRFSWYLRDMNLTSLLTTESVEGVAGLTRYGVEQFISDSLIVLGLEDNNGELVRTIRVRKMRFTAHDRGKHPFLFTSKGIEVSPGEKIFLVHG; translated from the coding sequence ATGGGACTGGACGAGTTGATTGGTGGCGGTTTTCCCGCAAAGACCGTAAATCTTATTTCAGCACCTTCAGGTAGTGGAAAGACACTCTTTGCCATGCAGTATATATACAATGGTGCGAAGGATCATGGAGATGTTGGAATCTTTATCACGACAGAGGAAGGCTATGGCAGCATACAGCGGGCAATGAGTGCATTTGGAATGGATATCACCAGATACGAAAACGAAGGTAAACTTTTCATCTTCGATATCGCAGAACTGAGGAAAGAGATTGGTATCTCTAAATCCGAAAGACAGATAATGACGTTTGAGGCATTGCAGGATGCACTGGCGGGGATATTGAAGTACACCCGAGCAAAAAGACTCGCTCTTGACTCACTTGTGGGAATAGGACTTGCGTACCATTCTAACACCAGTCTGCGTGAAGATATCTTCAGGTTCAGCTGGTATCTTCGCGATATGAATCTAACATCACTTTTGACGACCGAGTCTGTTGAAGGCGTAGCAGGACTTACAAGATATGGGGTCGAACAGTTCATCTCAGACTCACTCATTGTTCTCGGGCTTGAGGATAACAACGGCGAACTCGTGCGAACGATCAGGGTGAGAAAGATGCGTTTTACAGCGCATGATCGTGGAAAACACCCGTTCCTCTTCACTTCAAAGGGTATAGAGGTCTCACCCGGAGAGAAGATTTTTTTAGTTCATGGATGA
- a CDS encoding signal recognition particle-docking protein FtsY, with the protein MFGKLKEKLTNFKKNVSSTIKEKLTKEEKITKEEKIIEAEPPTQKVEEEKKSIGEKIKSLVVEREVTITEQDIKRPLEELEFALLESDVALVVVDEILRSVKEDLIGRERKLFTSTGDLVEDALKNAMRKVLSVDGLDFDEIIRTSDKPVKVLFVGVNGTGKTTCIAKIGKRLKDLGYSVVIASGDTYRAGAIEQIDVHAKRLGIKVIQHEKFSDPAAVIFDAVKYAEARHIDVVLADTAGRFHTNVNLMDQLKKIRRVIDPDLIIFVDEATAGNDAVERAKQFNEAVKIDGSILTKTDADSKGGAALSIAHCTSKPIMFLGTGQEYTDLVKFDPEWLIKRIFE; encoded by the coding sequence ATGTTTGGAAAGTTAAAAGAAAAGCTTACAAATTTTAAAAAGAACGTAAGCTCAACGATAAAAGAGAAACTCACGAAAGAAGAGAAGATCACGAAAGAAGAGAAGATTATTGAGGCAGAGCCACCCACACAGAAGGTAGAAGAGGAAAAGAAAAGTATTGGAGAGAAGATAAAGTCACTTGTCGTTGAGCGAGAGGTTACAATTACAGAACAGGATATTAAACGTCCACTTGAGGAGCTTGAGTTCGCCCTGCTTGAGAGTGATGTTGCACTCGTTGTTGTCGATGAGATACTCAGATCAGTGAAGGAGGATCTAATTGGCAGGGAGCGGAAACTGTTTACAAGCACCGGAGATCTTGTGGAAGATGCACTGAAGAATGCGATGCGCAAGGTCCTGAGTGTGGATGGTCTTGATTTCGATGAGATCATAAGGACATCTGATAAACCCGTGAAGGTACTCTTTGTTGGAGTTAATGGTACGGGAAAGACAACCTGCATCGCAAAAATAGGAAAACGGCTCAAGGATCTCGGATATTCAGTTGTGATCGCATCAGGAGATACATATCGTGCAGGCGCAATCGAGCAGATCGATGTCCATGCAAAGCGGCTTGGGATAAAGGTGATACAGCACGAGAAGTTCTCAGACCCTGCGGCTGTGATCTTTGATGCAGTGAAGTATGCCGAGGCAAGACATATTGATGTGGTTCTTGCAGATACAGCTGGCAGGTTTCATACAAATGTGAATCTCATGGATCAGCTTAAAAAGATTCGACGTGTCATCGATCCCGATCTTATTATTTTTGTCGATGAAGCGACCGCAGGCAATGACGCAGTTGAACGGGCAAAGCAGTTTAACGAGGCGGTTAAAATCGACGGCTCGATCCTGACCAAGACCGATGCAGATTCAAAGGGTGGTGCAGCGCTTTCGATTGCCCATTGCACATCAAAACCGATCATGTTTCTCGGAACAGGCCAGGAGTACACAGATCTTGTGAAGTTCGATCCTGAATGGCTTATAAAGCGTATATTTGAGTGA
- a CDS encoding molybdenum cofactor biosynthesis protein MoaA, with protein MVVKIVEVLKTTAGIDRVKFSGGEPLLRDDLPEILAALPALSDISLTTNGTLLEDVAPSLPACGLRINVSLDTLRAERYARITGAPGKMLARTLAGINRACELGFSPLKLNFVLLQGINDDEIWDVVEYIRKLNARWGKGSVILQLIELLDFNGIEELRGNMKAIESELALKCDSIRCRTMHHRRKYLIDEVEVEVVRPMDNSEFCANCNRLRVTSDGKFKPCLLRDDNLVAIEDLGNDAIMDAFMRSLALREPFFKG; from the coding sequence ATGGTTGTAAAGATCGTTGAGGTACTGAAAACTACTGCTGGTATTGATCGAGTCAAGTTTTCAGGAGGGGAACCACTCCTCAGAGATGACCTCCCGGAGATTCTTGCAGCGTTGCCAGCGTTAAGTGATATCTCACTCACAACAAATGGCACACTCCTTGAAGATGTCGCACCATCGCTTCCAGCTTGTGGACTTCGTATAAACGTGAGTCTTGATACATTGAGGGCTGAGCGATATGCGCGGATTACCGGTGCACCTGGAAAAATGCTTGCTCGCACCCTTGCAGGGATTAACAGGGCATGTGAACTTGGATTCTCTCCACTTAAACTCAATTTTGTGTTGCTACAGGGTATCAACGATGATGAGATCTGGGATGTGGTGGAATACATCCGCAAACTCAATGCCCGCTGGGGTAAGGGATCGGTGATACTTCAGCTCATTGAACTGCTTGATTTTAACGGAATTGAAGAACTGAGGGGTAACATGAAGGCGATTGAAAGCGAACTTGCTCTTAAATGTGATTCAATCAGGTGTAGAACGATGCACCACAGGCGAAAGTATTTAATAGATGAAGTAGAGGTGGAAGTGGTGCGTCCGATGGATAACTCGGAGTTTTGCGCAAACTGCAACCGATTGAGGGTGACATCTGACGGAAAGTTTAAACCATGTCTCCTGAGGGATGATAACCTCGTTGCGATCGAGGATCTGGGAAATGATGCCATCATGGACGCATTTATGAGATCACTGGCTCTGAGAGAACCGTTCTTTAAAGGATAA
- a CDS encoding membrane protein, with translation MNEIVTFVVLQEVMNGLTFVTVMLAGSLALMAAMLATITYSVLKGGTIAWMYLMLGFWMFLVSFILRLFGDAWVTMGIATDISYLFGLAMMIAGFKELSGIYVDYQQT, from the coding sequence ATGAACGAGATTGTGACATTTGTGGTGCTACAGGAAGTTATGAATGGTCTCACCTTTGTTACGGTGATGCTTGCAGGAAGTTTGGCTCTCATGGCTGCGATGCTTGCAACGATCACATACAGCGTGCTCAAAGGTGGAACGATCGCATGGATGTATCTGATGCTTGGGTTCTGGATGTTTCTTGTATCATTCATTTTGAGGCTCTTTGGGGATGCATGGGTAACTATGGGAATTGCAACCGATATCTCTTACCTCTTTGGGCTTGCAATGATGATCGCGGGCTTCAAAGAGCTATCAGGTATCTACGTTGATTACCAGCAGACTTAA